AACCACATCACCCAGCATCGGCCGATCGCCGTCACCGACACGGTGTCGGTGAAGACCGAGGCCGCGAACCTGCGCGAGCACCGCAAGGGATTGCTCGTCGACGTCATCACCGATGTGCACGTGGGCAACGAGGCGGCCTGGCACCAGGTGACGACCTTCCTGCATCAGCAACGCACCAGCCTGTCCGACGAGCCCAAGCCGCCGCCGGTGAAGCAGCCGAAACTGCCGCCGCCGCATGCGATTCTGCGGATCACCCCCGGCCAGATTCGCCGGTACGCGGCCGTCGGCGGAGACCGCAACCCGATCCACACCAGCTCGCTGGGCGCCAAGCTGTTCGGCTTCCCGACGGTGATCGCGCACGGGATGTTCAGCGCCGCGGCGGTATTGGCCAACATCGACGGTCAGCTTCCCGATGCGCTGCGGTACTCGGTGAAGTTCGGCAAGCCGGTGATCCTGCCCGCGAGCCCGGGGCTGTACGTGGACCGCGTCGCCGATGGGTGGGACCTTTCGCTGCGCAACCTGTCCAAGGGGTATCCGCATCTGACCGGTGAGGTGCGGGCGCTGTAGGGCTGGGGTTCTCGGGTAAACGGTCCTCCCGCCGAGGTA
This DNA window, taken from Mycolicibacterium sp. MU0050, encodes the following:
- a CDS encoding MaoC/PaaZ C-terminal domain-containing protein, with protein sequence MMSALSNMVRAAAGALPFIPRGDALPERTLTVTDLAIDRDNVAAYAAVTGLRYRDTVPVTYPFALTFPTVMELITGFDFPFSAIGAVHVENHITQHRPIAVTDTVSVKTEAANLREHRKGLLVDVITDVHVGNEAAWHQVTTFLHQQRTSLSDEPKPPPVKQPKLPPPHAILRITPGQIRRYAAVGGDRNPIHTSSLGAKLFGFPTVIAHGMFSAAAVLANIDGQLPDALRYSVKFGKPVILPASPGLYVDRVADGWDLSLRNLSKGYPHLTGEVRAL